The sequence gaaaactgttaaaGGATTTTAAGTAGACCGAGCTCCATTGTATTCAAAGGAGATtggaaggccaaagacacgaagcaactcatcaataggatcaGAAGCATCATCCGGAGATGGCCGCCGTCCAACGGTCATGTGATACCTGCAAGATTAAACTACGCCGCACGGCGGACCACGAACCGTTTGCTATTATTCATTAATATtcgcgattaaaggttgcatgaagaagaagaagtcgaaggatgatattagaaaaatattgcatgAGGAAGCATACGgaaaaatttttaaaactcttctcaaaaattctagaagcgatttaattaaaaacggaaagcagtacggggttggacttttcttatactgtgtatcaagtatgatatcataaaataaaatttgaaatcgaagaattacgtttattatgcagtagaaggatagtccaaccccgtactgctaaccgtttttaattaaattgctcctagaattttgagaagagttttaaaacttcccgtatgcttcccatgcaatattttcaaatatcatccttcgacttcttcttcttcatgcaacctttaatcgtcaaTAAGTTTTAAAGACTAAGGCCAACTCTCTATATaacgtatatcagattgaactgtacttctttgtagttttcttcccgAGCCATTCTTTTCATTCCTGCTATTTAGTGGCCATCCgttacacacacatacatacacgcaAACGgtatcaggccattaggccgaaggccgttagacCGAATGgctattaggccgaattagcaaaaagaaacagaaagtgaaaaatgagaagttctttcttcactttaccccttcttccttctcccttcttgcatcttccttcttctatctgtctcctttttcttttttttcttattcgatcttccttctttcttcttccttcttctttgttacttattacttctcccttcttccttcttctttctgcattcttcttccttcattcttcttctttctttgtttttccttctttcttcctctttcttctgtcttttttcttcttttccccaCCCTtgttctttctactttcttcttattttttccttcttctttctcccttcttcttccttccttctttctccttttttatcccttttttttctttctttcttgttgcttctttctttcttcttgtttcttcctttttttcttcctctttcttaaTTATTCCtgatttcttcctccttctctcttcttcatttttctttcttcgctTTTCTCTCTTCTgtaccttcttccttattccttattcttcattccttctttcttctttctctttccttcttcttccttctttctactttcttccttcttccttcttcttttttcctccttccctcagccttcttccttccactttctttctttttttctttttccttctgcgacctttttttcttttttatttcttcctccgtcctttttccttcttctttcttcctttttcttactTGCGTTTTTCCTcagccttcttccttcattctacttcctttttcctttttcctttttccttcttcctacttctctcttccttcttattcttctttctttcttcttcctttttccttcttcctccttccttcttccttcttccttctttttcttcctttttccttcatcctttttcctcttccctcttctttcttccttcttcctttttccctctcctttctcctttgttcttccttcttctttattctttcttccgttttcttccttcatggtcccgtcttccttcttctttatttcttctttttctttcttcttctttctttttttttccttcttctttcttcgttcttccttcttcgttctttcttTATCCTTctcccttattctttcttccttcttccttcttcttacttccatcttcctttttcctagttccttctttattcttcctagttccttcttccttcttcatacttccttcttcctttttacttctttctcccttgtccttttttcttcttccgttctacttcttcctcattcgcactactcactgcacactccccagttctcattcggcctaatgacccagcatccaaaagttcaattttggagtaatcctatagcTCTTCGATACAAATTTGTTGTACGATAAAGGCAGAACGTTCTCGAAATCGTGAaatcagtgatgggaaatgtacagtaaaacactgtgattatgtgaatatttacattttatccgatcaaatttcatgcaccaaacaaactgaaacagttttccaaaaaatgtacgcgacatTGTGACTATTTTTTGCCGATGAGacaaactgtttgtttgcttcTGTGTGATAGTCTCGTCCGTCGCATTCGCATGGCAATGCAtgagtttttttgtttcggcgtgcgcagcgcaaacagaacagaatcgagttcaaTTACCTATGGCGCACAGCCTGGAAAGAGTGCTAGCCACAGGtactgatttattagttctaatctCCAAAATAAGCAAGgagtaatgaaatgaaaaatcgacaccaaaaaacggttatacgttgtgaaattattgtacaaaaacaataattgtggggagagaaaacaGTAAAAGCAAGTGCTGACTGTTGTCTGCGTGGCagggctgctgctgcggctgccgtggttttgtttttctgtgacTGCATGGcagaatgaataataaaaaaaaatgtcaaccgttcccgtccctgCGTGAAATAGCAAAAATACATTGTCATTGTTGAATACATAAATTACAACTTCGGGAACACAAGTCACATTTATCggaaccagggccggatttaatGGGGGGAAGGTGAGTGgaggggccgtggccccgggcccccacaaatcttatgtaccaaaaccaaccttttttgtacattttggggccccacaagctgtcggccccggggcccccttccggctaaatccggccctgatcggaacgttctggaaaacgtggcTGTTGTTTCCGAATTCGTATATAACATAACGGCGTATTTTTGCTAGTTCACGAGGTCGGGAAAGCTTTTTTTGCGTGAAATATGTGTCGGCCAGGACAACCCGGGTCTCAAACAGTTGTGACGAACTATAACGTCTTGACAAAACTATTGTTGCTTGATCAACCATTCATGTATCCTGAGCACCCCTAGGGGTACATAGGGCCATCGTAAAAGACCTCCATCCTGGGCGGCTGCTCGCTTTAGCCTTGACCTGAGCCCAGACCAGTTTCCTGTCGACTTCCTTTATTTCCTTGTTGAGGCTACGCTGCCACGAGTTCCagaggtctgcctctgctgtgaTGTCCTGCTGGATTTcagtccagcgcttgcttgcagatttcgtctccgcttCTTCGTAATGTGTGGCCGACCCACTTCCATTTACGCTCTCGAATTTCTGTCGATATCGGTTTTTGGTATCGTCGATGGAGCTCGGCATTCgagatccaattgtgaggccaccaggcccgagttATAAAAACGTAGACATCTGTTGATAAATACTTGCAGTTTCTGCGTAATCCCTGCTGATacacaccaagtctcactggcgtataacaacACAGGTTTCACGTTTGAGTTGAATAATCGAATTTCGGTACGTTGACTATCTGATTGGATCTTCATACATTTCGTAAACTCGCCAAAGCAGCCCTAGCCTTCTTGATCCGTACTCCTATGTCAATCTTGGTTCCACCGTCCGACGCTaactctgccgtaatctggcaaagtgacgtatacgccattttccaaaaatggtgttatcgAGTAGCACTCATCGTaatctttaacagaaaaatggaaaacatgtacgTTGTAAAATGACggatacgtcactttttcagattacggcagaactggcagccaagatattgaaagtttTCGACCTGCTTGCCGGCTACCGTAAAGTTGGAGGGGTTGTTTGTGTTTACATCAAACGACTTGGTCTTGTTGACGTTTATGGTCATTGAGGCCGTTGAGGAGCGTTCGGCCAGGTCGTTCAACTTACTCTACAAATAAGAGCTTGCTAGTGCTAGTAGAGCAATATCATCAGCCAAATCAAAGTCATTTAGATGCTCCATAGTAATAGGCTGCAGGGTAGTCCACGGTTTAGTACatacggtcaatcgcacccaccatgACCTCGTCGATTACGAAGAGGAACAGTAACggagatagaatacatccttgcgaCCACCAAGCTTTGTGCtgcgcttcgatgaggccgacgaTTTTATCcagaactcccttgcgtctgaGGACGCCCCACAGATTTCACACAGGTTCAGACGAACGAATGCTTTTTTATAGTCAATGAATATACCAGGTAgaaggactcttggaattccttggcttgctccagaatgattcggagcgtgacaatatgatcCACACATGATCTTCCTGGGCGAAATCCTGCCTGCTGCCGTCAAAGATCAACCATTGTCCTTAAAAAATAAGCTTTCTGTCTACAAGTAAATCATTATCTCCGTGATCGAATTCGACATACCGGTCTGGAAGAATAGGGCAAACACTCATCATCTCCAATattctaagacgagtttagtactttctttgctgatacgtatttcgacctcacagttgaggaaTTCCACAAATCTTAGTGGaattactaaactcgtcttagacggttaaatacattccattaaaaagagcttaaaatatgttTACTGATCTCCAATAGGTTTAGAATAAGCTCCTGAGGAGGATGATTATTCATCATAGCACACGAACAATTCAGGGCCACCGTCTGGCCGAGACACTATACCAGCGCTTTGCTGCCGCtaaaccgcaagtcgagcacatctggatgccatatacagatgtgctcgacttgcggttagccaCAGTTTGGTGATTGTGAGGACTGAGAAGTTTAGAGTCATGCCAATGATCATCAGTATATAgttcacagagaaacagacgtctcactcaacacatgttccatcgttcaccttttcaacggttgatttatttttttttgtaggtggtcaatcggccaccgatggcgcttccatcgattttgcttatgtttgacgtttgcgcactaccgccatctagttgccgcttggccacacACCGTgtttttagcattgggcgaaaatgttttcgtgacgatgattttgattgcattttgttctaagtgagacgtctgtttctctgtggttctATTGTCGAGTGAATCGGCTTCATTTCTTAGCTCACATTTCGATAAAAACACTCTGTGACTATGACTGTTTGTAACGACCAATCATAAACATGAGTAAAATGGCTACGCAATCTCATCTAATTGAAACGAGTTTTATTATTCGTctgacgtttcgacacgggttTAGTTCCCTGAAGAAGGCACTAaacccgtgtcgaaacgtcggacgaataGTAAAACTCGTTTCAATTAGATGAGACTGCGTCCCCGTTTCACTTTATGACTGttcaattatttcaaaacttatgTTGGTCTTAAGTGGATGAATaagaatattaaaaattgttctaaCCAAGGTTGTAATCGCCCTTTAAAAATTGTTACGATACAAAATGGGTCACCTACATACTTTTACGTATAAATCAACTGTTTGAGCAAATTAGTCGCATCACGTTCAGGTTTTAGAACAACCACCTGAAAAAAACGCACAGCAACAGTTACCCCGCCATAAACCTGTTTGgattagaaatactagaataagagatcggcgaagacgccatcttgtttccaatcgaaccgtcaaaagcggttccaattcgacttgtttactttttgcttccataagaagcaagcaaaaagttcaagtgttGCCAGTATAATTtaaacgatttcatgcattttcatacgttgccatttcgtcagtttttcactccgccggtctctggttatagggttgctagtttgGATGAGTCTTTCTTTCTTCGTTAGATCGTTTTTTATTGCTTTGGCTTTGTGTTGCTTTCTTCTGCACTGCAGATTATTTCACGCTCGCGAATGGCCTAATGCCCCCCTCCAGAAGTGTTCCGGATCTATcttatgttcttgaaaaatgtcTGCCACCGTTTGGAGATGCCTTCCAATGTATTGGCTCCTGCACTGCTCGAACTGGACACGAGCGAACTAGGACCGGCTGCCGATGCATGCGAGCCAGCGATCGTACTGGAGGTGGTCGAAATGGATCCGCTATGACTGTTGGTGAAATGTGAACTTTAGAATAGCATCGAATCGGAGAAAACGATTATTATCGAATGGATTAACGGTTAGTCGATAACGAGGATGACAAGAGAAATATAGAACTAGATATTTATTAGACAGCTATAggcatttttttattctaaaatgAATTATAAAAGTTTAAGTCTTAAACTTTAAGattaaaattactaaatttactGTTAAAATTTATCATctccataatttccaatttttgagTACATTTTAGCATCTGAAGCAATTTAGGAATTTGTATTTGAATGATGATCTTTAATTGATCGTTTAAAATACTCTGCCCACACATGTCATAAACAAATCTAACATGACTTAAACTTCACATGCAATTCTTACTTCAAGATCTCTCAGTAACAAAATACTTGATCATAAAGTTGGTGTCTCTTAATTTACCTCTAACTCggatattttatatttcaacTTACCTCACAACAATCGGCTTATTAGCGATAGACGTTGCCAACGACGTCGTATGAGAAGCTGATATTGGGCGAACAGGTGGTCGGGTGCCTCCCCCGATCCCACCAATAATAGCGCCAATTATCGCAGGAGCAACCTGGGCTATAACAGCCGGTATTATGATCTCAGCTCTAGATTTAGAACAAAACAAATTAACACTAATTTAGCAACGGAAACGGAGATCCGTGAACTAGTGCAGATATTTACCCTGGAAACGTCTTGGTTTCTTCGGTCGAAACTTCCCATACGCAGAGAACCACTGCGGAGAGCACTGTAAATCTATAAATTTGCATTTTCAACTTTACGATACACAGGTCAACGCGGGAGGATAAACGATTCACACCGGAGTCAGCCAACCAAGTGATACGGATTGCTTCAGTGGATCAATGAAGCTGTTGCTGTTCTGGAATTATTAGTAGTAGGACTAGCCGTTTGTAATATTTTACTGTACGGCTTAATTGCCGTTGACCAACTTACTCCTATTTGTGATTGAATAAGAAGAGCCATACGAATTGATAGCCAATGCAATCGTTTTGAAGGTTAATGATCAGCTTAAGTACGTGTCGATACTGTGGAGGAGTATCGTGTGTATAGATAAATGCGGATAGAAGGAATAATTACATTTCATTTCCTATtatgattttgattggaatttgtTCGCGATATGAATTTCTTAAATTCGTCGATCAACGATTATTCTCTttaagttttcaaatgaaaagaTATAATTcagatcaaatcaatcaaaattatGTAAGACAGCAAGTTGACTAGTCTGTAGTAACTAATTATTTAAACTTAATACGTTTAAACAGGTTTACTAATTGAACTACACTGCTTTTAAACTGCACCAATATCGGAATTTCCTAACTTGATAAAAGTGGAAGGGAATTAAATGTactttttcttgattgatgacttgtgagggaagtcagatttttttctttttttggaaaagatgtttaatcttgatacacatagttaatagacctcttcatgttttcaaaaagtatcaaaaattcaaccggtcagcccagaatcacaattcttatgctaaaataagtctcctgtcaaattttcagctaattcggataaaatttcgaggtggctcaagtcaatttagtgtttttgggctattttcaattttggaaaaaatctaacaagagatataaacgtcgaaaactatcgcaacaacctctatacggaagcttttggtgtgctctacaagtcttgtgaacattgcgattcgttccgttcacgttttgtccatgttaaagtgattttcaagcttttaagtgcataaaaatactgtttcccccaaacatcgttgttctacaaaattcttgaattgatgacaaatgattgctaatttattatattattattcctcttttttccctggaaatttgagtaatataattgccaatgtgcgatttaccgttaaattcttaaaaatcagaagctgaacatttgtcgtaaatttgcacgttaggttttcttcaaacaagttgttcgaacaaaacataaatcaaatcatatgatatttgatgcttacaacaaacgacttccaaattttgttaatttcaccatatgtctgcatgcttttaacatcgagtgcatcgtagtaacaagtgaaatcgaagcttctttgtttgaacaacttgtttgaagaaatctcagcgtgcaaatttatgacaaatgttcagcttctgatttttaagaatttaacggtaaatcacaCATAAGCAATTATataactcaaatttccagggaaaaaagaggaataataatataataaattagcaatcatttgtcatcaattcaagaattttgtagaacaacgatgtttgggggaaacagtatttttatgcacttaaaagcttgaaaatcactttaacatggacaaaacgtgaacagaacgaatcgcaatgttcacaagacttgtagagcacaccaaaagcgtccgtatagaggttgttgcgatagttttcgacgtttatatctcttgttagattttttccaaaattgaaaatagcccaaaaacactaaatcgacttgagccacctcgaaattttacccgaattagctgaaaatttgacaggagacttattttagcataagaattgtgattttgGACTGACCGGTTGATTTTTTAATACTTTTTacaaacatgaagaggtctaatagttaagtttgccatttttaaggtgtttttatgagatattgcgaaaaaacaatacacccaaaaaacgaatctgacaattattgtatagaatctgggcatatacaattctgtaagctttttatacaaatattgtattaaaataatacagatttgtattattttaatacaatatttgtataaaaagcttacagaattgtatatgcccaattattatacagtttctgtaaggttcttatgcagaactgtattgaaatctgccatcccctggttgggtgtagaGGCTCGCTTGCCACCGAGCGTCCGaccaaagcagattcgatggatacggggaattgactgatatcccattgttattagctggttatggaacaacttctcgcaagggcagctgttgtataattggtaatacgaccgtgtacttaatggaatagtgtgggttcaagacCCACctgcagccgaatcttttttcgcaatatctcataaaacaccttaaaaatggcaaacttaactatgtgtatcaaaattaaacatctataaaaaaaaaaatttggttcaAACGCAATTGACTCCTTGCTGGCATATGTTTCACGtttgatacaaaaaaaaatctgcagtaCATCTCAACTaagtacacaggattctgtttttacacgatatttttttggtcgtatttttgatcgtatgGCTTTCTATTTACTTCTGAAAATGTTcctaaaaatccagaaaaaaaaatcaaaggaaaaCTAGATGGGAATCGCTGTAAGGCAAAAATTTGAGATGAGCGCAATACTAAgtaaatgtaaatcgtgtaaaaacagaatcatgTGTATTAACCTTTTATTGAGTTCGATTAAGGGGGTATCAGCcttcaaaaatgattttgaatttcctcATATAAATGTGGTCCACCTTATTGCTTATTTTAAATAATAGACATAGCCAGGGAGTTTCGGCGCGTTGCTCACAAGATCTTATCTTCTTCATctgctttttcttcttctatggctctacatagcaactgaaacttggcctatCTATCAACTTAGTAATCTGTTAGCACTTCCtcaattaggccgttacaaatatttaattaactttttgtcctacgaaaaaaatcaaaaaaactcctcggatttgttaacccttaaatgcgcaatgttgttttaaaacaacaaaccgaaaataccgtcgttcggggtgacattgggcctagggggtaagattgggccaaaaacgaaaaatgtttcaaatcctaatatctcagaaactgttacgaattttgatgaaaacttcaaacggttcgaaaatatattaaaattcacg comes from Armigeres subalbatus isolate Guangzhou_Male chromosome 2, GZ_Asu_2, whole genome shotgun sequence and encodes:
- the LOC134217128 gene encoding uncharacterized protein LOC134217128 isoform X1, which codes for MQIYRFTVLSAVVLCVWEVSTEETKTFPGAEIIIPAVIAQVAPAIIGAIIGGIGGGTRPPVRPISASHTTSLATSIANKPIVVSSHFTNSHSGSISTTSSTIAGSHASAAGPSSLVSSSSSAGANTLEGISKRWQTFFKNIR
- the LOC134217128 gene encoding uncharacterized protein LOC134217128 isoform X2; this translates as MQIYRFTVLSAVVLCVWEVSTEETKTFPGAEIIIPAVIAQVAPAIIGAIIGGIGGGTRPPVRPISASHTTSLATSIANKPIVVSHSGSISTTSSTIAGSHASAAGPSSLVSSSSSAGANTLEGISKRWQTFFKNIR